DNA from Evansella sp. LMS18:
CGAATACCGGAAAATAAATCCGGGAGCCTTTAGTAAGGTTTTTTATATCACAATTCCCACCATTTTCCCTGGGCGGAACAGTTCTTGCACCTTCCCTGGCAACACGGTCGAATTCTCCTCCTTCAAGTGTACCAAGTACGACGCTATCTTTATCAGGAAGCTCAGCCAGCGGCGGTACACGATCCGGGTCGCTGTTCACAAGCTCACGTTCTCTTCTGTTCCATTCGTCCAGGAGTTCTTTCGAGGGTGCTGTTCCAATAAGTCCAGGATGAATCAGCCCGGCAAATTTCACATCTGGTATATGTCTTGAAGTGGCGTAAATTCCATGGATATCCCAGATCGACTTCGCCGCCTCAGGATAGTGGTCTGTCAAAAAACCTCCGCCATTTTCCCGGGAGAATATACCATTAAAACCCCATTCAGCCTCCTGAAAGACCCCGATATCAAGAATATCCACTACAAGAAGGTCCCCAGGTTCTGCACCATTAACATAAACCGGGCCACTCAATACATGTACTCTTTTCAGATTCACATCCCTGATATCTGAAGGATCGTCATTGTTGGATATCTGCCCGTCCGTCCAGTCAAGGCACTCCATGCGAAAAGAAGCACCAGGGTTTACTGAAAAGGCAGCAGGAATGTCCGGGTGCCAGCGGTTATGACCAGGCACTTCCTGTTCATTCATTCTCCTTTTTAAATCCACCTTAAATTTCGTTTCCGGCATCTCAGTCACTCTCCCGAATAATATTTTACTCTTACTGGTAAATCTCCTCCGAAATACATGTAAAAAGCAAAACACTTATAAAATAAACCTATGTTTTTTCACTTGCCGCCTGCTGATCCTAGACAAAATAAAAGGATATTCCACCTCCTGTTTTTAAAATTTCAGATCAGTATAAAGCGAGTGAAGATGGATGACAAGCAGATAACACGGAAGCTGGTTTTCGCTTGATGAAGTTTCATAGAATAATCTTGAAGAAAATAGAGAGGTTTTCTAAGGAGTTTTGTTTAAAGGTATCATAATTCAAAATATTTTGAAAGTACAGCGACTTTCATCATCAAAAACGCCCGCATTAATACGGGCGCATTACCCAGTTTTTTTAGGAAGAGTAACAGTAACGATTGTTCCAATATTTTCTTTACTTTCAATATGGATGCTGCCATGGTGGTTCTGGATGATCTTAAAACATACCATCATGCCTAATCCGGTTCCTTTTTCTTTAGTAGTGTAAAACGGTTCGCCAAGTCGTTTGATTTTTTCAGGAGGTATACCCACTCCTTCATCTTTAAAGTATAAAACGGCCGACTCGTTGTTTACCGTAATTTTAATATGTAAAATACCACCGTCGGGCATAGCTTCAATGGCGTTCTTTATCAGGTTCATAAAAACTTGTTTCAGCTGATTTTCTTCACATTGAACAATTACATCTTCATCTTTGAAGTCATAATCCAATTTAATGACAACATCCTTCAGATGAATTTCCGACTCAAGGAATTTGATGACCTTCTGCACTATGTCAATTAACCTTTTATCCGATAGATCAACCGCCTGAGGTTTGGCAAGCAGCATAAACTCCCCAGCTATAAAGTTTATTCTTTCAATTTCTTCTAAAAGAAGATTATAATATGTCTTTTTCTTTTCATCTTTCTCATCCGCATTCAGGAATTCCATAAAACCTTTCAGCGTAGTCAGGGGGTTTCTGATTTCATGTGCCACTCCTGCGGCAAGTTCACCGATAATTGACAGCTTTTCTGATCTTAGAAGCAGTTCCTCTGATTTTTTCTGTTCGGTTATATCATTTCGGATAGCCGCATATTGATATGGCTTGCCTGCTTCATTCAAAAAAGGGACGATTGTCGTGAATACCCAGTAAAAAGAACCGTCCTTTGCCCTGTTTTTTATTTCCCCCTGCCAGACCTCTCCTTTACCGATTGTACTCC
Protein-coding regions in this window:
- the fmdA gene encoding formamidase, with translation MPETKFKVDLKRRMNEQEVPGHNRWHPDIPAAFSVNPGASFRMECLDWTDGQISNNDDPSDIRDVNLKRVHVLSGPVYVNGAEPGDLLVVDILDIGVFQEAEWGFNGIFSRENGGGFLTDHYPEAAKSIWDIHGIYATSRHIPDVKFAGLIHPGLIGTAPSKELLDEWNRRERELVNSDPDRVPPLAELPDKDSVVLGTLEGGEFDRVAREGARTVPPRENGGNCDIKNLTKGSRIYFPVFVDGAKLSVGDLHFSQGDGEISFCGGIEIPGWIDLHVDVIKGGMEKYQIKSNPIFKTSPVEPHYTDYIVFEGVSVNESTGEQAYLDAHLAYKRACLNAIEYMKTLGYTGEQAYMLLSTAPVEGRISGIVDIPNACCTVAIPKDIFQKDIFPKKEE
- a CDS encoding PAS domain-containing sensor histidine kinase; this translates as MAQLDKLMTIDKLGSEMLFAMDLTNVVSVCDPAGKITYVNDRFCEISKYRRDEITGEKYSILNSDFHSRKFFSNLWKIVRRGKVWEGEIKNKAKDGTYYWVHTTIIPFEDENGEICKYISIQKDITNNKETEGTLKLTLNKLAKSNKELQAIKHALDESSIVAITDRKGTITYVNDTFCEISKYSREELIGQDHRILNSGHHSREFFKDLWSTIGKGEVWQGEIKNRAKDGSFYWVFTTIVPFLNEAGKPYQYAAIRNDITEQKKSEELLLRSEKLSIIGELAAGVAHEIRNPLTTLKGFMEFLNADEKDEKKKTYYNLLLEEIERINFIAGEFMLLAKPQAVDLSDKRLIDIVQKVIKFLESEIHLKDVVIKLDYDFKDEDVIVQCEENQLKQVFMNLIKNAIEAMPDGGILHIKITVNNESAVLYFKDEGVGIPPEKIKRLGEPFYTTKEKGTGLGMMVCFKIIQNHHGSIHIESKENIGTIVTVTLPKKTG